The segment CCCCCCCACTAGCTAGACCTGACTTTAGCTTCCGACTCGAACTCACGCACATGCGCAGTTGATGCAGATGCTGCCTTCACGTGTCATGggaatttgtttatttgtcttcctctgtcgCATACCATAAACATGTCCCCGTGGGAACATGGTTACACACATATATTAGTTCCGCTTTATCCAACGCCCCCCATCTTTAGTCAGAACCCTCCCCACATAACAATAGCTGCATGGCTGTAAGAATACAAAACGTCCACAATAaacatggactttttttttttttttacttttttttactctattaacacttttttttaaaactgaacTCTGCAGTGAAcatatttctgttattttaacaAACAGGGCCGCAGTgaatatttgtctgtctgtgtgtggccctgcggcTTGtcccggggtgtaccccccccgtttgtttttccattaatttgaaaaaaatccTTTATACAGTTTGGGATATTTGTTATGTTTTACTCTGTGAagaatttgaatttaaaggCAGAATAAAACCTTAGACCTCAATCACAGCAACATGATCAGCCATGCTGGCAGACGTAGAAGCAGAACTGCTCAGAATTAAGGTTACAGCCGTTCTCACtggtttcaaaacaaaacaataaactCGGTTAACTACGATAGATTTTGTTTATTGAATTAATGAAAGGTTGGACGAAACTTTCCAAACCAATCAACAGATTATTGGGATATGAGATTTGATAAAAGTGCCTGTTTTTAAGCCAGTTCCTGCTTGGTCCGATGACTAATTCTTGTCTCAGGCATCATGTGTGAGTCAGATGGGCCCCCATGCCTCCGGCTGATTCTTTTGGTATTCACAAACTGTAACGAACTATGAACAGAGTACCCTTGAGAACATATCTGTGTCTGCAGCTTCGGCCAGTATCCACTTTATTGACGTTAACATTTATGATTGAATTGATTAGGGACAGATACAGTAATACCCTGACATacaattcgttcctggaccgagctcgtaactcaccAAATCCATTTTTTCCCCATCTAAAAACGTTAAAATTGACTATTAAtggatttttattattattgctatatGGACATACACACAAAGTGATTTTGTCGTACAAAATATTTTATGGGCTTTATCTTCGGGACAGACGATAGCGGCTAGTGTGCAGCGCAGAGGAGGGAGAGTTGTGCCAGATCCCTCACGCcaacaccacggtcacgttgatcgataatCTCATGCTCCCATTCCATCGCcatcatgcatttatttttctcactgACCCTAAGGAGATAATCCTTAACCCTTGCTTTCTTCagacccatcacttattatgAAGAACGTTCACAAATGCAGCAAAAAttactgaacgagtgaagcgtgctcgtatctcaaatttatacCTGCAGcgcaaagcaaaatattgcttccAGGCCGGCTCATATTTCGGGACTCTCGTATGATGAGGTATTACTTTATACGGATACATTTGTTCAGTGCAAGTATCATAGAAAATACTAATTTACAGCACTAGTCCCAAGTCGGGCTTTTACACAACATGGGTACATTTGAAAAGAATTACGCAAGTGGTTATAAACGACGACAACATTTCTCTTAGAAGACTCCAAGCAACTGCAAGGCAACAGATATGGAGAGGATGATGACGCCGAAGTATCCAATGTAGCCATAGGCACCATTCATCCTCTTGGCTGGGTCTGGAACAAGACAAGAAACAGGATGAAGAAAAGTCCACCACAGGGGaattatttcaaaacaaaatacgGTAACTGCAATACATAAAATGAACAAAGGATTTATTTGCGAGGGGAGGTTTGAGTTCTATTTTGAAAGTCTGATGTTTTGCCTTTTAAAACCAGGCCTGACCTACTATAGAATCTTGCATATATTATTGGCTATGtaatcatattattaacattattaacagttTACACTTGAAATAATGTATCATTAGATTATAGCTACAGTTCATTATTaagatttttttaatggtcatttaaaattaaaaaacctTTTTGCCATCATGAATATGTTCCTCTCAGGTAGCATGTTTGGGAATGGTTAACTAATATGGAATAAGTGAACTccttattctttttatttacacACAACAAATATCCTCCAAGCAGccttggacaaaaaaaaaaagcagcaacagaTTTATTGGATTGGCCCTGCGGTTAGTGCCCGATACACCAGATGGATTGACTTTGGCGGTGCAGAGATTTTATTTATACGTTTTGTTGATAAGGTTAGACTGAACTAAAGGCCTCTGCAATGGTATTTTATCTACTGATGGGCCAGTCTCGTTAATGATTGATCTTCAGGTACACCAAAGGTATCCAGGTTACCgtaatcaatgttttttttttcgcaATGAGCAGGATAAAGTTCATAGCCCgtcacattttcaaatgatcCGACCCAAAGCTGATTCATATTATCGGTCTTACTTCCGGTATAGTAACCCCAGGCATAGGAAAACCTGCTGGTCACCCAAATCGCCCCGAGCACAGCCGCAGAGAGCTGAAAGGACGGACAAAGAAAGTTTTTAGTggctggaaaagaaaagcacaaagcaTAGTTATTGCTGAGTCATCCTGACATCGCCTATTTACGGGCGTTATCTGCAGGATCCACGCCACAGGTCACGGAGACTGCACGCCCCCCGCCCACTGACGTGTGTGGGGTTCAGTTTTGGAGGAAACGCCACAAAGTTATGTACGTGAAAAGTGCTTACCGGGTAGACGAGGGCTGCAATGGTCTGGAAAAGCATCCATTGCGGGTAAACCTCCAGCGTGTTCTGATGCGCTCTCTGGATGCAGTTGAATACCTGATCTTTGTCACTGTACATGGCGGGATACTGCAAAGCAAATACCGAAACACACGTTTAACTAAATCCGGAAAATATTCACATAATCTCCACTTAAAGCCACATTTCAAACAGCTTTACCTTGACGTCATACTTATTCCTGGCAGACCCGACGTTAACAGCTAAATACATGAGCATGATCCAGCTGTAGAGGTAAACGAATATGGCGTAGCCAAAGTTGGGCGGCAACACGGTCAAAACGTCCATCTCTTCTCCGCttggttcggttcggttcggttcggttctaTCGGAGAGTTGCAGCGGGCTGCAAACTTTTATGCTCAGCAAGCAAAGGGAGAGCGAAGTTCCGGGTTGTTACGTAATTAACGCAAGATCGCGCGAACGAACTCTCGCGAGATTACGAAAGAAGCAACAACGCATGGCCGCACATAGCGGAAGTGTCCGAGCAAGGATAACCATAACAACTTTCGGATGTTCTCGTTTTCCGTTTAAAATGGCGTATTTTCAGGCGAGAAAATTCAACATTGAACTTCACACGTGGAAAAACATACTTTCCAAAGTCCATGAATGTGGAACACGCCTTGAACGAAAGTGTTGCGTTCACTGCGAGTCAAATCCTTCAGGGGGGACCATTAGACGGTAGAAAACACAGTCAGAGATATGAGAATATCACAGACAAGAAGCAAGtttatgaataaatatgaaGACAATGTAGcgaatgtttaaatatatatacacagagactTAGATTTAGAATTATGACAGAAATGAATGCAGTTATAATACTACTTGTCTTCAAATGATGTCAGACACAATATGAAAGCACATATAGGATACACAGGAGAATGAGGGGCCAATCATTCTGCACTCATCTGGATAGGAAATAATCTGGATAGAAAATATCAAACAAAAGAATCAATCACTTCACACTCCGCTTGACAAacattaatttctttttttccagataTCTGCATAGAGAGCAGACCAATATGCAAAAGAGACAACacaaactgaaattaaaatgatatCAAACCACAGTAGATCAGAAGTTAAATAAACAGTcatataaaatatgaaaaagaaatggcAATATGGTAATATTCAAAAATATGGTAGGTAAAATGAGAAAAACTGGTAGAGTCAAAAATgacgacaaaaataaaatcaaggaTGAAATTTGGAAAGACAAGTTAAACAGCACTTAGATGTACTCAATACAATGCACAGAAAAAACATGAATACGTCAACGTGCATCGTCCACAATATATAACGGAAAGACAAATACGCAAAAGAAAACTGGGAAAATATCAAATCGCTAGTAATTAAGAGGGTTATTACAGCTTAACTCGGGCCATGTagaatgtttttattcctgAAAAGCGCCAGATCATTTCGGAAAATAAAGAACAGTAGTATGTTAGGTCCATTTCGACCTGCTCTCcaaacctgcagggggcgctaaCGCAGATGACGTCGCTTTTAAGAGCCAAACCACGGAAATGCTGATGCGCCAGCGGCCGCTGTTTCATTCGAGTGACGACGGCAGAGGCTAAGCATCGTCCGATATTACGGTTTCTATTTCGTAGATAATTCGTTTTATGACGAACAAAGTCGATTACTTTCGTTAGAAGTCTACAATCTTCGTTTCTTCATACGTCTTCGGAGGTGATTTTCTTAGCATACGTCGCGTATATCGACGTAGCTGAACAAAGGCTTCGCGCTTGAATCTGCCCGGTAAGAAATGCAATTTATAGTTAATTTAACTTTATATTTCCAGTCAATatctatgtatttttttattatgttcgtcgttattgtgtttttttgctttagtaGTTTTTAATCGCCGGGGAAGGTTTTGGATTGGAAGGCCTCTCGCGTGATAGCATATGCTGACCCTAAGCTAACTTGCGTCATCGTGGAAATTTCCAGTCAGCCGTTGCAGTTGCACAACGTTGCTCTGCCCCCTAGGGGCAGCAGTGAGAGCACAAACTAAGTGGCTGAAATGTTTTggggcttttttttcctttaaaactTAATGACGCGCCATTCGAGGTGAACTGATGTATGTAAAAGATAAAACATACTAATCCAGATTTATATTTCTCATTTCAGCTCGGCGTAGA is part of the Brachionichthys hirsutus isolate HB-005 chromosome 18, CSIRO-AGI_Bhir_v1, whole genome shotgun sequence genome and harbors:
- the mgst3b gene encoding microsomal glutathione S-transferase 3b is translated as MDVLTVLPPNFGYAIFVYLYSWIMLMYLAVNVGSARNKYDVKYPAMYSDKDQVFNCIQRAHQNTLEVYPQWMLFQTIAALVYPLSAAVLGAIWVTSRFSYAWGYYTGNPAKRMNGAYGYIGYFGVIILSISVALQLLGVF